The Streptomyces sp. V3I7 genome segment GAGGTAGGGTTGACGACCCCGATCGCAGATCGCAGGCCCCGGCTGAGATAGCAGAAGATGAAGAGGTTCACGTCTGCCAGCCGGGCCAGAATGGACTCGCTGCGGTTGCGGACCAGCACGATGCCGGTGCAGGCCATGACCCGGCGCTTATTCATCTCCCGGAGCATCAGCCACAGCGCGTCCGGCTCCAGCTCCGAGTCGGAGTCGACAGTGAGGATGTACTCGAACTCCTGCCGCATGCCGACCGCCGCACACAACGCGGTGACCTGAGCGGCCCGCTTGCCGCCGTTCTTCTGCCGGTGCCAGGTGACCAAGGGGTGAGAGAACCCCCGGAGCGGCGTCTGAGACCCGTCATCGACAACGTGGATGTAGTCGGGCCTCCGCTTCTGGTTGAGAAGCGAGTGGACGGTCGCATGGACGGCCTCGTCCGTCTCGTTGAACGAGGGGATGACCGCGAGGACTCGGCCCTTCACCGCCCGCCGAAAGCGAGAGCGCACAGGGAAGGCAGCGAGGGCCATGTAGGCCAGCACGGCCAGGGTCAGAAGGACGTAGTAGACGCCGAGGAAGAGCCCCGAGACGTCCTTGAAGGAGCGGGCGGAAGCGGCCCAGTAGGCCACTCCCGCCATCACCACCACGGTCGCCGCGCTCTGCACCAACCGCCGAAGCGCCCTAGTCGGCATACGACTCGCCCTGAGCCCCAGCGTTCCGGCCCACAGATGCGCCCCCGTTCCCCACAGCGAGGTTGTAGTGGCCGGGGCTGTACCGCTTGGCCCGGTTGGCCGCACGGTAGATCCAGAGGCCCACCACCAGCAGGAGAACCACTCCGGCAGCAAGCATGCTGAGCGAGAACTGGTAGCCCAGGAAAGTCAGGCCGACGCCGGTGGCAGCAAGAGTGCCCTTTCCGTACATGATCAATCCCTCCCCTATGCAGCTCGACGGCTGCTCAGTACGGTTTCGCGGGAACGAGCCTCAAATGACCAACTCGCCCCGGGTTGCGCCTTGGTGGGACACGCTCCCCCAGTGAAGAAAATGTGAAAATCTCTGGCAGGCGCGCTCATCATATGGGGGATTCACCCCCTGGCGCATGCTGTCGCTACATCTGCGAACTACCGCAAGGACTGAAGGAATTCGTCCGTATGCGGAGGCGCTTGTGAGCAGCAGGATCGAGCGCGGCGCGCGCCTGGAGCACCGGGCCCTGGGCGTGCAGCGTCTCGCAGTGCGCTCCGAGGACTACTGGGACTACAAGCCGAGCAGCGAGTCCAGACCATCGACGGCTTCACCAGCGCGGTCAAACATGTCGAGGACGGCCCCTTCCCCGGCTCCGTAGAGTACGAGGTCGTCCTAAACAGTCGGCCGATACACCGCCTCCCAGCTCCGCCCGGCGCCCATCACCACTGCGGCCATGGAGCAGATGGCGGCCGCCGACTACCCCGAGCTGGCCCAGATTCTCGTCGAGCGGCCCGACCAGGCCCTGTTGTCACGTCACGGCTGCCAAGGACGACAACCCCTTCGCCGACGACAGCGACGACGACTCCGACGAAGACTCCTCGGACGACGACAGCGGCGACGCACCGCCGTGGGCAAAGAAGGCCCCCGCGCTGTTCTCCGACCTGCTGGTGACGGCCGCGACCGAACCCGACTTCCGCTTCCACGTCACGGCCGCCTGGCGCGACGTCGTGGCGAGGCCAAGCGGATCCGCGCCGAGGGCCGCCTGCGCGTCACCCCTCGGCTCCGACGGCATGTGGTCGGCTCATGCCACCGAGGCTTGTCCATATGTGGGCGGGCGTCGGCATAGCCCGGGCGGAGCGGGCCGAAGGCAGGAGCGGCGCCCCGAGCGGAGCCGTGAAGCCGGCCCGGTGTTGGCGCTTCCCGTGTTCCTGAGCCAATCGCCGCCGCCAGTAGGCGTGCCCAGTGTCAGCCGAGGTACGGCGCTTCCCGGTCCCCCAAAGCATGCTGCAGCCGGAGCCGTTGAGTGTGGTGCATGGGCAGCTTCTCCAGCTCGCTCGGGTCGACCCAGCGCAGCTCTGTCGACTCGTCCGAGATGGTGAGTTCGCCGCCGGTCACGCGGGCGCGGAAGCACACGTTGAACTGGCGGCGCACTTCGCCGTCGCTGTAGGCGATCACATGGCGTGGGTCCGTGTACGTCCCGACCAGCCCGGTGATCTCGACGTCCAGGCCGGTCTCCTCCTTCACTTCGCGTACCGCCGTGCCGGGCAGGGAATCGGTCATCTCCATGCAACCACCCGGCAGCGCCCACAGATCGTTGTCCCGGCGGCGCTGGAGCAGAATGCGGCCCTCGTCATCGATGACGACCGCCGAGGCCGCGACCACCAGCGAGTTCGGTGTCGGCGCTGCGGGGTCGTCGTAGTACTCGGTGCGGCGGGACATGTGCCTATTTCTCCACTGGTCGGGCCGTGTTCCACACGGCATCAATGCTGGCGGCATAGGTGTCGAACATGCCGCCGTCCTCCGCACGCCGCAGGTGCCATACCGGCGTCCCATAGGCGTTCACACCCAACACGTGTCCGTTCACGAGCATTTGGTCGTCCGCTCGGTAGATCGAGTTGTACAGCGTCGTCGCGTGCGTACGGACCTCGATGCCCGGGACGGTGAGCAGCGACCGGTAGTGCATCAATGCGAGGCGGCACCGTGACTCAATGCCATGCCCGAACCGCTCTTCCCCGCCGCGCTGCCGTACAGCCGCACTGTCGGCGTCCCCGACCGCGATACGGATCGCGCACCCGGCGGCCGCTCGCTCCTCGAGCAGCGCGTTGAGCCGCGGGTAGCCCTCGTGCAGGAACAGCCCGGCGTACACAAGGATGTCGAGCCGCTCGCGTGCCTGCGCGAACAGCTCGGCGTAGGCAGCTACGGGCAGGTCGGCGCGGTGCGGGTAGAGGGCGACCAGCTCGGGGCTGATGGCACGGGCCTTCCGCGGCTGCCACAGCGCCGGCCACAGGACGTGGACGTCCTCGCCGAGCAGCTCGGCCGCGCGCAGGGCGGTCACCTGCCGCGGCACCCGGTCCTTGTTCACCCACCGCTCCACGCTCTTCGGATCGATGCCGACCTTCCGTGCCAGCGTCTCGTGGGTCCAGCCCCCGGCGGCCATAACTGCTCGCAGGCGCTCGTTCGGCATCACGACTCCTCCCCGTCCGTCCAAGCGCGGTAGGGACGTTCTACCCCCTACAGGACGTCCTGAAGTGGAAGTTGGGCGAGGTTCCTACGTCCTGGTCGCGCAGAGGACGATCGCCACACGTAAATGCCTTGGCGGTCGAGGCACGGCCCCGGGGACGCGACCAGTTGGAGCCGAGATGCCCGAGACCACGCAGCCCGCGGCCGCCTCGACGGCACCCACCGACGATGTGGACGTACGCAAGCTTCTGCCGCTCCCCGCGATCAACGGCCTGTCCCAGCAGCAAGTCCGCGGCATGACCTGCGTGTGGGACGGCATCGCCCTCACCGGGGCCACCGCCATCGACCTCGGTCCCCGCCGTCTGAGGTGGTGCGGCCATGTGATCCAGTGGTTCCCTCGCGGCTGCCGACCGTGCGTCCTGCCGCGAGCCATGGAGAAGCTGCACCTGCACACCCAGTCGTGCGAGCAGTGCGTCTACGACTTCACCCAGTGCGCCACCGGCCGCGGTCTGGTCCGGCTCATCCGGGAGACCCGCCGATGACCGTCTGTGCGCTCCGCGACAAGCCTGTCAACGGCAAACCGGTCGAGTGGGCGCACATCTGCCCGTCGGGCCCGGGCATTACGGTGTACGTCTTCCCGACACCATGCAGGCCTGAGCAGCCGACGGCCCAAGTGCAGCAGCCAGCCCCCTGTCGGCGGCGAAACCCGCAGGCAGGGGGCTGGCTCAGTACGGCTTACTTCTTGCCCTGGTTCTTGTCGGGGATCTTGGTGAGCTGGGTTTTTGCTGGTCAGGCGCGGTGGGCTCGTGCGCCTGGTGGTCGTCGTTGGTCGTCTTTGACCACTGTCGAGCGCCCTCGGACGGTCCAGAGGCGGCCCAGAAAGGGGCTCCTGGGCTACCCTCACCTGCGGCACTCGGACTATCGGGGGGACCAATTGGCCGGGCTCATACCTTGGATCGCGCCAACATTCGCGCTCGCCGGCGTGGCGGTCGGGGCCTTCCTCAATCCCTGGGGAACTCGTCGCCAGTCCTGGCAGACCGCACGTCGTGAGGCCTTCGATCGAGCCATTTCTGCTACCAAGGCAGCAGACTTTGCCCGGCACTACCCGCGGCACGTCGACCCAGGTGAACTGGGTCCCGATCGGCAACGGGCAGACGACTTCAATGCACAACTCGCCATCCGAGGGTTCGAGCGACTGGCAGAGGCCATGCACGAGATGCGCCAGCAACTAGCGGCCCTTGAGC includes the following:
- a CDS encoding NUDIX domain-containing protein; translation: MSRRTEYYDDPAAPTPNSLVVAASAVVIDDEGRILLQRRRDNDLWALPGGCMEMTDSLPGTAVREVKEETGLDVEITGLVGTYTDPRHVIAYSDGEVRRQFNVCFRARVTGGELTISDESTELRWVDPSELEKLPMHHTQRLRLQHALGDREAPYLG
- a CDS encoding helix-turn-helix domain-containing protein — protein: MPNERLRAVMAAGGWTHETLARKVGIDPKSVERWVNKDRVPRQVTALRAAELLGEDVHVLWPALWQPRKARAISPELVALYPHRADLPVAAYAELFAQARERLDILVYAGLFLHEGYPRLNALLEERAAAGCAIRIAVGDADSAAVRQRGGEERFGHGIESRCRLALMHYRSLLTVPGIEVRTHATTLYNSIYRADDQMLVNGHVLGVNAYGTPVWHLRRAEDGGMFDTYAASIDAVWNTARPVEK